Proteins encoded by one window of Pseudomonas coleopterorum:
- a CDS encoding ABC transporter permease subunit, producing the protein MTTKIETVAVDQSLLYPSPYKEFWQAFAKNKGAVAGLVFMLIIVFCALFAPWVAPHNPSEQYRDFLLTPPVWLEGGQWQFILGTDELGRDLLSRLIQGSRLSLLIGLSSVVMSLIPGILMGLLAGFFPRILGPSIMRLMDVMLALPSLLLAVAIVAILGPGLINTVIAIAVVSLPSYVRLTRAAVMGELNRDYVTAARLAGATLPRLMFITVLPNCMAPLIVQATLSFSSAILDAAALGFLGLGVQPPTPEWGTMLASARDYIERAWWVVSLPGLTILLSVLAINLMGDGLRDALDPKLKNAA; encoded by the coding sequence ATGACTACGAAAATCGAAACGGTCGCAGTGGATCAGAGCCTGCTCTACCCCTCCCCGTACAAGGAATTCTGGCAGGCATTCGCCAAGAACAAGGGCGCCGTGGCGGGCCTGGTGTTCATGCTGATCATCGTCTTCTGCGCGCTGTTCGCGCCGTGGGTGGCCCCGCACAACCCCAGCGAGCAGTACCGTGACTTCCTCCTCACCCCGCCGGTATGGCTGGAAGGCGGCCAGTGGCAATTCATCCTGGGCACCGACGAGCTGGGCCGTGATCTGCTTTCGCGCCTGATCCAGGGCTCGCGGCTGTCGCTCCTGATCGGCCTGTCGTCGGTGGTGATGTCGCTGATCCCCGGCATTCTGATGGGCCTGCTGGCCGGATTCTTCCCGCGCATTCTCGGGCCGTCGATCATGCGCCTGATGGACGTCATGCTGGCGCTGCCATCGCTGCTGCTGGCCGTGGCGATCGTCGCCATCCTCGGCCCTGGCCTGATCAACACCGTGATCGCCATTGCCGTGGTCTCGCTGCCCTCCTACGTACGCCTGACCCGCGCTGCGGTGATGGGCGAACTGAACCGTGACTACGTGACCGCCGCGCGCCTGGCCGGGGCTACGCTGCCGCGCCTGATGTTCATCACCGTGCTGCCCAACTGCATGGCGCCACTGATCGTGCAGGCCACCTTGAGCTTTTCCTCGGCGATTCTCGATGCCGCCGCCCTGGGCTTCCTGGGCCTGGGCGTACAACCGCCAACGCCGGAATGGGGCACCATGCTGGCTTCAGCGCGTGACTACATCGAACGCGCCTGGTGGGTGGTGAGCCTGCCGGGCCTGACCATTCTGCTCAGCGTGCTGGCAATCAACCTGATGGGCGACGGGCTGCGCGATGCGCTGGACCCCAAACTCAAGAACGCCGCCTGA
- a CDS encoding ABC transporter permease subunit: MFSFIARRVGLLIPTFFGITLLTFALIRLIPGDPVEVMMGERRVDPEMHAQAMERLGLNKPLYAQYLDYIGNLAQGNLGESLRTRESVWTEFTALFPATLELSIAALIFAGVLGLLAGVIAALKRGSLFDHGVMGISLAGYSMPIFWWGLILIMFFSVTLGWTPVSGRIDLLYDIQPKTGFMLIDTLFSEDEGAWLDALQHLILPAIVLGTIPLAVIARMTRSSMLEVLREDYVRTARAKGLSPTRVVFVHGLRNALIPVLTVFGLQVGTLLAGAVLTETIFSWPGIGKWLIEAIGARDYPVVQNGILLIACLVILVNFVVDILYGLANPRIRHQR, translated from the coding sequence ATGTTTAGTTTTATTGCCCGACGTGTGGGATTGCTGATCCCCACTTTCTTCGGCATCACGCTATTGACCTTCGCGTTGATACGCCTGATTCCCGGTGACCCTGTCGAAGTGATGATGGGCGAGCGTCGGGTCGACCCCGAAATGCACGCACAGGCGATGGAACGCCTGGGTCTGAACAAGCCCCTGTATGCTCAGTACCTGGATTACATCGGCAATCTCGCCCAGGGCAACCTGGGTGAGTCGCTGCGTACGCGCGAGAGCGTCTGGACCGAGTTCACTGCGCTGTTTCCGGCCACGCTGGAGCTGTCCATCGCCGCGCTGATCTTCGCCGGCGTGCTCGGCCTGCTGGCGGGGGTGATCGCCGCGCTCAAGCGAGGATCACTGTTCGACCATGGGGTCATGGGCATTTCCCTGGCCGGCTATTCCATGCCCATCTTCTGGTGGGGCCTGATCCTGATCATGTTCTTCTCCGTGACCCTGGGCTGGACGCCAGTGTCGGGGCGCATCGACCTGCTCTACGACATCCAGCCGAAAACCGGTTTCATGCTCATCGACACGTTGTTCAGCGAAGACGAAGGCGCCTGGTTGGACGCCCTGCAGCACCTGATTCTGCCCGCCATCGTGCTGGGCACCATTCCGCTGGCGGTGATCGCCCGCATGACCCGTTCCTCGATGCTCGAAGTGCTGCGCGAGGACTACGTGCGCACTGCCCGCGCCAAGGGCCTGTCGCCGACTCGCGTGGTGTTCGTGCACGGTCTGCGCAACGCGCTGATTCCGGTGCTCACGGTGTTCGGCCTGCAGGTCGGCACCTTGCTGGCCGGTGCGGTCCTGACCGAAACCATCTTCTCGTGGCCGGGCATCGGCAAGTGGCTGATCGAGGCCATCGGCGCCCGTGACTACCCTGTCGTGCAGAACGGCATCCTGTTGATCGCCTGCCTGGTGATCCTGGTCAACTTCGTGGTGGATATCCTCTACGGCCTGGCCAACCCACGCATCCGTCATCAGCGTTGA
- a CDS encoding ABC transporter substrate-binding protein, with protein MKTLSLKAAVAAALLGLTLGASAKPLVVCTEASPEGFDIVQYTGAVTSDASAETVLNRLVDFTPGTTDIQPGLAKSWDISEDGKIYTFHLREGVKFHTTEYFKPTRTLNADDVLWSFMRQFDAKHPWHDKSTMGYPYFESMAMGDLIQSIDKLDDMTVRFVLKRPEAPFLRDMAMPFTSIYSAEYADQLLKAGKTADLNSKPIGTGPFVFVRYSKDAQVRFKANPDYYKGKPPADPLIFAITVDNNVRAQKLRANECQVAVYPKPDDVPGIKADPQLKIAEMDALMTSYVAINTTHKYLSDVRVRQAIQMAFDKQTFVRTLFGEGNATPGVGPYPTTLLGYNHSLKDLPYDPDKARALLKEAGVPEGTSFTIFARNGSSPTNPNSSLAAQLLQADLAKVGIKLDIRVLEWGELIKRLKLGEHDLAFYGWAGDNGDPDNFLSPNLTCEAAKNGENAARWCNKEFDALVSQAREATEPAARAAFYEQAQVIFLKEQPWLSLAYPRVFSAMRKNVEGFHISPMTNNNFATTQVK; from the coding sequence ATGAAAACGCTATCTCTGAAGGCTGCCGTGGCAGCCGCCCTGCTCGGCCTGACCTTGGGCGCCAGTGCCAAACCGCTGGTGGTCTGCACCGAAGCCAGCCCCGAAGGTTTCGATATCGTTCAATACACCGGCGCGGTCACGAGCGATGCCTCGGCCGAGACGGTGCTCAACCGCCTGGTCGACTTCACGCCGGGCACCACCGACATCCAGCCAGGACTGGCCAAGAGCTGGGACATCAGTGAAGACGGCAAGATCTATACGTTCCACTTGCGCGAAGGCGTGAAGTTCCACACCACGGAGTACTTCAAGCCGACCCGCACCCTGAATGCCGACGACGTGCTGTGGAGCTTCATGCGCCAGTTCGACGCCAAGCATCCCTGGCATGACAAGTCGACCATGGGCTATCCCTATTTCGAATCGATGGCCATGGGTGATCTGATCCAGAGCATCGACAAGCTCGACGACATGACCGTGCGTTTCGTGCTCAAGCGCCCCGAAGCGCCGTTCCTGCGCGACATGGCGATGCCCTTCACCTCGATCTACTCAGCCGAATACGCCGACCAGTTGCTCAAGGCCGGCAAGACCGCCGACTTGAACAGCAAGCCGATCGGCACCGGGCCGTTCGTGTTCGTGCGCTACAGCAAGGACGCCCAGGTTCGCTTCAAGGCCAACCCCGATTACTACAAGGGCAAGCCACCGGCCGACCCCCTGATTTTCGCCATCACCGTGGACAACAACGTGCGGGCGCAGAAGCTGCGTGCCAACGAATGCCAGGTGGCGGTCTATCCCAAGCCGGACGACGTACCCGGCATCAAGGCCGATCCTCAGCTCAAGATCGCCGAAATGGATGCCTTGATGACCAGCTACGTGGCCATCAACACCACCCACAAATACCTGAGCGACGTACGCGTGCGCCAGGCCATCCAGATGGCCTTCGACAAGCAGACCTTCGTTCGAACCCTGTTCGGCGAGGGAAACGCGACACCGGGCGTGGGGCCCTACCCGACCACGCTGCTGGGCTACAACCACAGCCTCAAAGACCTGCCCTACGATCCGGACAAGGCCCGCGCCCTGCTCAAGGAAGCCGGCGTTCCGGAAGGCACCTCGTTCACCATCTTCGCGCGCAACGGCAGCAGCCCGACCAACCCCAACTCCAGCCTCGCAGCGCAACTGTTGCAGGCCGACCTGGCCAAGGTTGGCATCAAGCTGGATATCCGCGTGCTGGAATGGGGCGAGTTGATCAAGCGCCTGAAACTGGGCGAACATGACCTGGCTTTCTACGGTTGGGCCGGCGACAACGGCGACCCGGACAACTTCCTCAGCCCGAACCTTACCTGCGAAGCAGCGAAGAACGGCGAAAACGCCGCGCGCTGGTGCAACAAGGAATTCGACGCCCTGGTCAGCCAGGCCCGCGAAGCCACTGAACCGGCAGCGCGCGCGGCGTTCTACGAACAGGCGCAGGTCATTTTTCTCAAAGAGCAACCTTGGTTGAGCCTGGCGTATCCACGTGTGTTCTCGGCCATGCGCAAGAACGTCGAAGGCTTCCACATAAGCCCGATGACCAATAACAACTTCGCCACCACCCAGGTGAAGTAG